In Streptomyces sp. NBC_00414, a single window of DNA contains:
- a CDS encoding rhomboid family intramembrane serine protease, with product MVIPVHDVNPARRTPYVTYVLIAANLVVFLATPGVASSLTGESGGPAQLCHLQAFLDHWALVPRELIHGQLPTSVPTGAVGVGSGGRGCVVGPPGYDKSPQLSVLTAMFLHGGWVHLLGNMLFLMIFGNNIEDRLGHIRYALFYVACGYAAAYGFALVNSDSGDPLIGASGAIAGVLGAYLVLYPRARVWVLVPFLIFLPLRLPAWIVLGFWFGLQAVYSSGTGVSRAGTVAYVAHVVGFLTGMLLAWPLRRGTPPPPEPRGLLWGRRAHHRW from the coding sequence GTGGTCATACCAGTCCATGACGTGAACCCGGCACGCCGCACGCCCTATGTGACGTACGTGCTGATCGCCGCCAACCTCGTGGTCTTCCTGGCCACTCCGGGGGTGGCCAGTTCGCTCACCGGCGAGAGCGGCGGTCCGGCCCAGCTGTGCCATCTGCAGGCGTTCCTGGACCACTGGGCGCTGGTCCCGCGGGAGCTGATCCACGGGCAGCTCCCGACGTCGGTCCCCACCGGTGCCGTGGGCGTCGGCTCCGGCGGACGGGGCTGTGTCGTCGGCCCGCCCGGCTACGACAAGTCGCCGCAGCTCTCGGTGCTCACGGCGATGTTCCTGCACGGCGGCTGGGTGCACCTGCTCGGCAACATGCTCTTCCTGATGATCTTCGGCAACAACATCGAGGACCGCCTCGGCCACATCCGCTACGCGCTCTTCTACGTGGCCTGCGGCTACGCGGCCGCCTACGGCTTCGCGCTCGTCAACTCGGACTCGGGCGACCCGCTGATCGGTGCGTCGGGCGCGATCGCCGGAGTGCTGGGCGCGTACCTGGTCCTCTACCCGCGGGCCAGGGTCTGGGTCCTGGTCCCGTTCCTGATCTTCCTGCCACTGCGGCTGCCCGCCTGGATCGTGCTGGGCTTCTGGTTCGGCCTCCAGGCGGTGTACTCGTCCGGCACGGGCGTCTCCCGGGCCGGCACCGTCGCGTACGTGGCCCACGTGGTCGGCTTCCTGACGGGCATGCTCCTGGCCTGGCCCCTGCGCCGGGGCACCCCGCCCCCACCGGAGCCCCGCGGCCTCCTGTGGGGCAGGAGAGCCCACCACCGCTGGTAG
- the hemE gene encoding uroporphyrinogen decarboxylase, whose amino-acid sequence MSVIDRPKGQQPTATYDSAFLKACRREPVPHTPVWFMRQAGRSLPEYLKVREGIPMLESCMRPELVAEITLQPVRRHNVDAAIYFSDIVVPLKAIGVDLDIKPGVGPVVEKPIRTRADLDQLRDLTPDDVRYVTEAIGLLTRELGSTPLIGFAGAPFTLASYLVEGGPSRNHEHTKSLMYGDPQLWADLLDRLADITAAFLKVQIEAGASAVQLFDSWVGALAPADYRRSVMPASAKVFQAVGEYGVPRIHFGVGTGELLGLMGEAGADVVGVDWRVPLDEAARRVGPGRALQGNLDPAVLFAPTSVVEEKAQEVLDAAAGLEGHVFNLGHGVLPSMSPDALTGLVEYVHANSQR is encoded by the coding sequence GTGAGCGTCATTGACCGCCCCAAGGGCCAGCAGCCGACCGCGACATACGACTCCGCCTTCCTCAAGGCGTGCAGGCGTGAACCCGTGCCGCACACGCCCGTGTGGTTCATGCGGCAGGCCGGGCGCTCACTGCCCGAGTACCTGAAGGTGCGCGAGGGCATCCCCATGCTGGAGTCCTGCATGCGGCCCGAGCTGGTCGCCGAGATCACCCTCCAGCCGGTCCGCCGGCACAACGTGGACGCGGCGATCTACTTCAGCGACATCGTCGTACCGCTGAAGGCCATCGGTGTCGACCTCGACATCAAGCCCGGTGTGGGCCCCGTCGTCGAGAAGCCGATCCGCACCCGCGCCGACCTCGACCAGCTGCGCGATCTGACGCCGGACGACGTCCGGTACGTCACCGAGGCGATCGGGCTGCTCACCCGTGAGCTGGGTTCGACCCCCCTCATCGGCTTCGCGGGCGCGCCCTTCACCCTCGCGAGCTACCTCGTGGAGGGCGGTCCTTCCCGCAACCACGAGCACACCAAGTCCCTCATGTACGGCGACCCGCAGCTCTGGGCCGATCTGCTCGACCGGCTCGCCGACATCACGGCCGCCTTCCTGAAGGTGCAGATCGAGGCCGGCGCCTCCGCCGTCCAGCTCTTCGACTCCTGGGTCGGCGCCCTCGCCCCCGCCGACTACCGGCGCTCCGTGATGCCCGCCTCCGCGAAGGTCTTCCAGGCCGTCGGGGAGTACGGCGTCCCGCGCATCCACTTCGGTGTCGGTACGGGGGAGCTGCTCGGGCTCATGGGCGAGGCCGGGGCGGATGTCGTCGGCGTCGACTGGCGGGTGCCGCTCGACGAGGCCGCCCGGCGGGTCGGGCCCGGGCGGGCGCTCCAGGGGAACCTGGACCCGGCCGTTCTCTTCGCCCCCACCTCGGTCGTGGAGGAGAAGGCCCAGGAGGTGCTGGACGCTGCCGCGGGGCTGGAGGGGCATGTGTTCAATCTTGGGCACGGGGTTCTGCCGTCCATGAGCCCTGACGCGTTGACGGGGCTCGTGGAGTACGTGCACGCGAACTCGCAGCGCTGA
- a CDS encoding DUF3000 domain-containing protein gives MDDPKEGERDAMEAAPLPFRAAVDALKAARLRPQIEIDPTKAPRRLAPFAYALEAAVVDGDEDLADGRLILLHDPAGHDAWQGSFRMVTLVRAELEAEMASDPLLPDVCWSWLTGALQARGLSYGEPSGTVTRASSHYFGGLSERPPASQIEIRASWTPREGLGGVPDTASHLASWCDLLAQIAGLPPAAPGDASIVTLPQRRGPQSR, from the coding sequence ATGGACGACCCCAAGGAGGGGGAGCGGGATGCGATGGAGGCGGCTCCGCTGCCTTTTCGAGCCGCCGTCGATGCGTTGAAGGCCGCGAGGTTGCGGCCGCAGATCGAGATCGATCCGACGAAGGCACCGCGACGGCTCGCGCCGTTCGCGTACGCGCTGGAGGCCGCCGTCGTCGACGGTGACGAGGATCTGGCGGACGGGCGGCTGATCCTGCTGCACGACCCGGCCGGGCACGACGCCTGGCAGGGCTCGTTCCGCATGGTGACGCTGGTCCGCGCGGAACTGGAGGCGGAGATGGCCTCGGATCCGCTGCTGCCCGACGTGTGCTGGTCGTGGCTGACGGGTGCGCTCCAGGCCCGCGGTCTCTCGTACGGCGAGCCCAGTGGCACGGTCACCCGGGCCAGCTCCCACTATTTCGGCGGGCTCTCGGAGCGGCCCCCGGCGTCCCAGATCGAGATCCGGGCCTCCTGGACGCCGCGCGAGGGTCTGGGCGGGGTGCCCGACACCGCGTCGCATCTGGCTTCCTGGTGCGACCTTCTCGCCCAGATCGCCGGGCTGCCTCCGGCGGCGCCGGGTGACGCGTCGATCGTCACTCTGCCGCAGCGGCGGGGGCCACAGAGCCGCTGA